A section of the Fibrobacter sp. UWH6 genome encodes:
- a CDS encoding glycosyltransferase — MKKILFVCDKNECTSFGRLTLNLVKAVTPEFETHVLWLKTPKFFPDAAKSAEGAAAVVSPDSYTSHEVWAKSLYTGFMSFRSPLKKAIKAVQPDVVFFIRPELGFLVPVAKSALKACKNDGRTVMFVHDTFAETLYPTSAKFILLNLFYIRATVKADSFVYNSGWTREQAAAHFGKKMSCAPGSVIGCPIDQDLFNKPEVAITADDKKAFRRKHGMRNFEGMCVNVSLDEPRKNIDTYFETARLRPDVAFVRVGKLSERLREIINVKKLYNVYHFERLNATELRDFYRHADLMVYPSLLEGFGLPPIESLACGTPALCAATSAVKENLEGVVPLIDPPTDAEAYAKVIDRVIAGENVVDEKRAAELLLHCSMNSFKNCVLSALTSFLSRP; from the coding sequence GTGAAGAAAATCCTTTTTGTTTGCGATAAGAATGAGTGTACCAGTTTTGGACGCCTAACCTTGAATTTGGTGAAGGCGGTAACGCCGGAGTTTGAAACCCATGTGCTGTGGTTAAAGACACCCAAGTTCTTCCCGGATGCGGCCAAGTCGGCTGAAGGTGCCGCTGCAGTGGTGTCGCCGGATTCCTATACTTCTCACGAAGTGTGGGCCAAGTCGCTCTATACTGGATTCATGAGTTTCCGCAGTCCTTTAAAGAAGGCGATTAAGGCGGTGCAGCCGGATGTGGTTTTCTTTATTCGACCGGAGTTGGGTTTTCTGGTGCCGGTGGCAAAGTCGGCGTTAAAGGCTTGCAAGAATGACGGACGTACAGTCATGTTCGTTCACGATACCTTTGCAGAAACCCTTTACCCCACAAGTGCCAAGTTTATCCTGTTGAACCTGTTCTATATCCGTGCAACCGTCAAGGCGGATTCTTTTGTCTATAATTCGGGATGGACTCGTGAACAGGCTGCGGCTCACTTTGGCAAGAAAATGTCCTGTGCTCCCGGCTCTGTAATCGGTTGCCCCATTGACCAGGATCTGTTTAACAAGCCCGAAGTGGCAATTACTGCCGACGATAAAAAGGCATTCCGTCGCAAGCACGGTATGCGTAATTTCGAGGGCATGTGCGTTAACGTTAGCCTTGATGAACCCCGCAAGAATATCGACACTTATTTTGAAACGGCAAGGCTCCGCCCCGATGTGGCCTTTGTCCGTGTGGGTAAACTTTCGGAACGACTCCGCGAAATCATTAACGTTAAAAAGCTTTATAACGTCTACCATTTTGAACGCCTGAACGCAACGGAACTGCGGGACTTTTACCGCCATGCCGACCTGATGGTATACCCCTCTTTGTTAGAAGGTTTTGGCCTGCCTCCTATTGAATCTCTTGCCTGCGGAACTCCTGCCCTGTGTGCAGCCACCTCTGCGGTAAAAGAAAACCTGGAAGGGGTTGTTCCTCTGATTGATCCGCCTACCGATGCCGAAGCCTACGCCAAGGTAATTGACCGCGTCATCGCCGGCGAAAATGTGGTAGACGAAAAAAGAGCAGCGGAACTTTTACTCCACTGCTCTATGAATTCCTTTAAGAATTGTGTGCTTTCGGCACTTACTTCTTTTCTGTCCAGACCTTGA
- a CDS encoding MauE/DoxX family redox-associated membrane protein: MEKFTKKTAISLALLIVASILVAFGVAEISFPETFLTVTDKDWMIDIWPKSYRYNIHVGLGAIIVAAGICIPAYKLHKDFAIRALETLFRVGIGGMFIFASIFKIQDPHQFATLVAQYQFFSTLHLDFINNFFALVYPQFELWFGLAMIFSPFVKESAFAIFWMFVSFIIALAWALGNDLGITCGCFELEDGDAHDKAEAWTSLIRDLVLIWPTLWLIFRKNRSLIKVWTEKK; encoded by the coding sequence ATGGAAAAGTTTACCAAGAAGACCGCAATTTCTCTGGCACTGCTGATTGTCGCCTCCATTCTTGTCGCTTTCGGCGTTGCAGAAATCTCGTTCCCCGAAACCTTCCTGACCGTTACCGACAAGGATTGGATGATCGATATCTGGCCCAAGTCCTACCGCTATAACATTCATGTGGGTCTGGGAGCCATCATCGTGGCAGCAGGCATCTGCATTCCCGCCTACAAGCTTCACAAGGACTTCGCCATCCGCGCCCTGGAAACCTTGTTCCGCGTGGGCATTGGCGGCATGTTCATTTTCGCAAGCATTTTCAAGATCCAGGATCCTCACCAGTTTGCAACGCTGGTGGCTCAGTACCAGTTCTTCTCCACCCTGCACCTGGATTTCATCAACAACTTCTTCGCCCTGGTGTACCCGCAGTTTGAACTGTGGTTCGGTCTGGCCATGATCTTTAGCCCCTTCGTCAAGGAAAGCGCCTTCGCTATTTTCTGGATGTTCGTCAGCTTCATTATCGCGCTGGCTTGGGCCCTGGGCAACGACCTAGGCATTACCTGCGGTTGCTTCGAACTGGAAGACGGTGACGCTCACGACAAGGCCGAAGCCTGGACAAGCCTTATCCGCGACCTGGTGCTGATCTGGCCCACCCTGTGGCTTATCTTCCGCAAGAACAGAAGCCTAATCAAGGTCTGGACAGAAAAGAAGTAA
- the thiC gene encoding phosphomethylpyrimidine synthase ThiC, which yields MSDQKDSLQKPFMNSKKVFVSGKIFNDIKVGMREIQIEDPDFTSVTVYDTSGPYSDADAKIDVTKGIERFRESWINERGDAEQLDDMTSAYGRARRENHELDHLRFSAEHHPMRAKAGHKLTQLDYARAGVITKEMEYVAIRENQRIDELVAAGKIKANGKPITAEFVRDEIAAGRAILPGNINHPECEPMIIGTNFLVKINSNIGNSAITSSIEEEVEKMVWSVRWGADTVMDLSTGKHIHETREWIIRNSPVPIGTVPIYQALEKVNGKAEELTWELYRDTLIEQAEQGVDYFTIHAGLLLEHIPMCAKRTTGIVSRGGSILALWQMKHNQQNFLYTHFREICEILAQYDVAVSLGDGLRPGSLADANDEAQFGELDTLGELTKIAWEYGVQVIIEGPGHVPMHKIQDNMARQLEKCHGAPFYTLGPLTTDIAPAYDHITSAIGAAQIGWYGTAMLCYVTPKEHLGLPNRDDVRAGVVTYKLAAHAADIAKGHFAAQFRDDALSRARFDFRWNDQFALSLDPEKAMEYHDATLPGNQAKSSHFCSMCGPNFCSMRITRAIRNFVATGDIGDV from the coding sequence ATGAGTGATCAGAAGGATTCGCTCCAGAAACCGTTCATGAACTCCAAGAAGGTGTTCGTTTCCGGCAAGATTTTCAATGATATCAAGGTCGGCATGCGCGAAATCCAGATTGAAGATCCGGATTTTACCTCTGTTACCGTCTATGATACCAGCGGACCCTACAGCGATGCCGACGCCAAGATCGACGTAACCAAGGGTATCGAACGTTTCCGTGAAAGCTGGATTAACGAACGTGGCGACGCCGAACAGCTGGACGACATGACTTCTGCCTATGGCCGCGCCCGCCGTGAAAACCACGAGCTGGACCACCTGCGCTTTAGCGCAGAACACCACCCCATGCGCGCCAAGGCTGGCCACAAGCTGACCCAGCTGGACTATGCCCGCGCAGGTGTCATTACCAAGGAAATGGAATACGTGGCTATCCGCGAAAACCAGCGTATTGACGAACTGGTGGCCGCAGGAAAGATAAAAGCTAACGGCAAGCCCATTACCGCCGAATTCGTCCGCGACGAAATTGCCGCCGGCCGCGCCATCCTTCCGGGCAACATCAACCACCCGGAATGCGAACCTATGATCATCGGCACCAACTTCCTGGTGAAGATCAACAGCAACATCGGCAACTCCGCCATTACCAGTTCCATCGAAGAAGAAGTGGAAAAGATGGTGTGGTCCGTGCGCTGGGGTGCAGATACCGTCATGGATCTTTCTACCGGTAAGCACATTCACGAAACCCGCGAATGGATTATCCGCAACAGCCCCGTACCTATCGGAACAGTGCCTATCTACCAGGCCCTGGAAAAGGTCAACGGCAAGGCCGAGGAACTGACCTGGGAACTTTACCGCGACACTTTGATCGAACAGGCTGAACAGGGCGTGGACTACTTCACCATTCACGCAGGCCTTTTGCTGGAACACATCCCCATGTGCGCCAAGCGTACCACCGGTATCGTTAGCCGAGGCGGTTCCATTCTCGCCCTGTGGCAGATGAAGCACAACCAGCAGAACTTCCTGTATACCCACTTCCGCGAAATTTGCGAAATTCTGGCACAGTACGACGTAGCCGTCTCCCTGGGTGACGGTCTCCGTCCGGGTTCTCTGGCCGACGCCAATGACGAAGCCCAGTTCGGCGAACTGGATACTCTGGGCGAACTGACCAAGATCGCCTGGGAATACGGCGTTCAGGTGATTATCGAAGGTCCGGGTCACGTGCCTATGCACAAGATCCAGGACAATATGGCCCGCCAGCTGGAAAAATGTCACGGCGCCCCCTTCTACACTCTTGGACCTCTCACTACCGACATCGCTCCCGCCTACGACCACATCACTTCTGCCATCGGTGCAGCACAGATTGGTTGGTACGGTACCGCCATGCTCTGCTACGTGACCCCCAAGGAACATCTGGGCCTCCCCAACCGCGACGACGTTCGTGCAGGCGTTGTGACCTACAAGCTGGCCGCCCACGCCGCAGACATCGCCAAGGGACATTTTGCAGCCCAGTTCCGCGACGATGCCCTGAGCCGTGCCCGCTTTGACTTCCGCTGGAACGACCAGTTCGCATTGTCCCTGGATCCGGAAAAGGCCATGGAATACCACGACGCGACTCTGCCCGGCAACCAGGCAAAGTCCAGCCATTTCTGCTCCATGTGCGGCCCTAACTTCTGCAGCATGCGCATTACCCGCGCCATCCGCAACTTTGTGGCCACCGGCGACATCGGCGATGTCTAA